In one window of Frigoriglobus tundricola DNA:
- a CDS encoding DUF1549 domain-containing protein, whose amino-acid sequence MERPFLAFALVVAGSGPAPAAAPRPDPAALAARIDRHLAAAWAEARITPAESSDDAAFLRRATLDLTGRVPSVAEVNAFLGDTRRDKRARLIERLTGTAASARHLAVVWRKTWLPQTETLAAMADGTDEWLAVQLRQNAPYDRIVRDLLVAPAARPGSGPPVPRAFLALNEGKPDNLAASAARAFLGVNLDCAQCHDHPFARWTRDQFWQTAAFFARPTPAGGGKPARLEVKVLNTDRAVGPRLLTDAPVSWPETLEEDTGRRVFAGWLTAADNPYFARNAVNRLWAQFFGTGLVEPLDDLSGENPASVPPLLDDLTRAFVSSGYDLALLTRAIVLSRAYQLSSLAPAGAGASGPRLFSRAAVRGLTGEQLYDSLRVAAGFAPLRPDLDPPAVLGERSRFAAQFYVERPGSAQRSILQSLSLMNGGTTAALTDPQAAPTLAGVAGAPFLDTAGQVDALFLAALGRTPTASESAAFVKYAEAAEPKDRPKRLADIFWALLNSAEFSTNH is encoded by the coding sequence ATGGAGCGCCCGTTCCTCGCCTTTGCACTCGTCGTTGCCGGTTCCGGACCGGCGCCGGCCGCGGCCCCCCGGCCCGATCCAGCCGCGCTCGCGGCGCGGATCGACCGGCACCTCGCTGCCGCGTGGGCCGAGGCCCGGATCACCCCGGCCGAATCGAGCGACGATGCGGCGTTCCTCCGCCGCGCGACGCTCGACCTCACCGGCCGCGTGCCCAGCGTGGCCGAGGTGAACGCGTTCCTGGGCGACACGCGCCGGGACAAGCGGGCGCGCCTCATCGAGCGGCTCACCGGCACCGCGGCCAGCGCACGGCACCTGGCGGTGGTCTGGCGCAAGACCTGGCTCCCCCAGACGGAAACGCTCGCGGCGATGGCGGACGGCACCGACGAATGGCTCGCGGTGCAGTTGCGGCAGAACGCGCCCTACGACCGGATCGTCCGCGACCTGCTCGTCGCGCCCGCCGCGCGCCCGGGGAGCGGGCCGCCGGTGCCCCGGGCGTTCCTCGCCCTCAACGAGGGCAAGCCCGACAACCTTGCCGCGAGCGCCGCCCGCGCGTTCCTGGGCGTGAACCTCGATTGCGCCCAGTGCCACGACCACCCGTTCGCGCGCTGGACCCGCGACCAGTTCTGGCAGACCGCCGCGTTCTTCGCCCGCCCCACACCGGCCGGCGGCGGCAAGCCCGCGCGACTGGAGGTGAAGGTCCTCAACACCGACCGGGCCGTGGGGCCGCGACTGTTGACCGACGCCCCGGTCTCCTGGCCCGAGACGCTGGAGGAGGACACGGGCCGGCGGGTGTTCGCCGGGTGGCTCACGGCGGCGGACAACCCGTACTTCGCGCGCAACGCCGTCAACCGCCTCTGGGCGCAGTTCTTCGGCACGGGCCTGGTGGAACCGCTCGACGACCTCTCCGGCGAGAACCCCGCGAGTGTTCCGCCCCTGCTCGACGACCTGACGCGGGCGTTCGTGAGCAGCGGCTACGATCTGGCCCTGTTGACCCGCGCGATCGTCCTGAGCCGGGCCTACCAGCTCTCGTCGCTGGCGCCCGCGGGCGCGGGGGCGAGCGGCCCGCGCCTGTTCTCGCGCGCCGCCGTGCGCGGGCTGACCGGAGAGCAACTGTACGACAGCCTCCGCGTCGCCGCCGGGTTCGCCCCGCTCCGCCCGGACCTCGATCCGCCCGCGGTTCTCGGCGAGCGGAGCCGCTTCGCGGCCCAGTTCTACGTCGAGCGGCCCGGGTCGGCGCAGCGGTCGATTCTCCAGTCGCTGTCGCTGATGAACGGCGGCACGACCGCGGCCCTGACCGACCCGCAGGCCGCCCCGACCCTGGCCGGGGTCGCCGGCGCACCGTTCCTCGACACCGCCGGGCAGGTGGACGCCCTCTTCCTCGCCGCGCTCGGCCGGACGCCGACCGCGTCCGAATCGGCCGCGTTCGTGAAGTACGCCGAGGCGGCGGAGCCGAAGGACCGGCCGAAGCGACTGGCCGATATTTTCTGGGCGCTCCTGAACAGCGCCGAGTTCAGTACCAATCACTAA
- a CDS encoding DUF72 domain-containing protein — translation MNVFVGTSGYSYPKWKGSFYPAKLPTKQMLGYYGTHFRAVEINNTFYRPPTAAVLDGWAEQVPTGFRFVLKAPQEITHVKRLVNADEMVSSLFATADTLEERLGPVLFQLPPNFKKDVPRLRAFLGLLPKDRGAAFEFRNASWFDDEVFALLRLHRVAMCIADADDGLEVPFVSTADRGYLRLRRAAYDDSALRTWAARIRAERWRDVFVFFKHEDAGTGPRFAKRLLELLAEGEAVQQKHAG, via the coding sequence ATGAACGTCTTCGTCGGCACGAGCGGGTATTCGTACCCGAAGTGGAAGGGCAGCTTCTATCCCGCGAAGCTCCCCACAAAGCAGATGCTCGGGTACTACGGCACGCACTTCCGCGCCGTCGAAATCAACAACACGTTCTACCGCCCGCCCACCGCGGCGGTGCTCGACGGGTGGGCGGAACAGGTGCCCACAGGTTTCCGCTTCGTCTTGAAGGCGCCCCAGGAGATCACGCACGTCAAGCGGCTCGTGAACGCGGACGAGATGGTCTCGTCACTGTTCGCGACCGCCGACACGTTGGAGGAACGCCTGGGGCCGGTGCTGTTCCAGTTGCCGCCGAACTTCAAGAAGGACGTGCCGCGCCTCCGCGCGTTCCTCGGGCTGCTCCCGAAGGATCGTGGCGCGGCATTCGAGTTCCGGAACGCGTCGTGGTTCGACGACGAGGTGTTCGCGCTGCTCCGTCTGCACCGGGTGGCGATGTGCATCGCGGACGCGGACGACGGCCTGGAGGTGCCGTTCGTCTCCACCGCGGACCGGGGGTACCTGCGGCTGCGCCGGGCCGCATACGACGATTCCGCTCTCCGGACGTGGGCGGCGCGGATACGGGCCGAGCGCTGGCGGGACGTCTTCGTGTTCTTCAAGCACGAAGACGCCGGCACCGGTCCGCGGTTCGCGAAGCGGTTGCTGGAGCTGCTCGCGGAGGGGGAAGCGGTTCAACAGAAACACGCGGGGTAA
- a CDS encoding TIGR02996 domain-containing protein: MARSRGAPDNLRLYKVTYFGETLGAFELPVGEHMDDPDALPRPVLTKPYKVEGDEAVYFWVEADPDGGFLTVYWRPNSLPERKEAARFFAVANGLKSDGSIDHEKQPPIAARSTEEVALIRGVLSNPNDEQPYLDYADWLARKGDPYAEYIRLSLRMEPLDEADGARAELEDELFDLAEKYGAKWVRGLTELGLFPGADWQNEDEFDPQWWFGTKGVIDTLEIESGTAVFRTSPARLFVAAPFLRRLTLGGPEVTPAQLATIPQMRQIDWLYLECGPGTLEDFIAFAASPHFDGLRHLTVYGSGIDAGVAGVLAGARWMPNLRELSLTRNEVGDDGAEALAGSAYCANLEDLELDGNGLTDRGLIALCGSAHLAQLKALGLGDGAFTAAGIRALRTAPFAPGLRDLDLTRCGLDAPAFAELAAAPLPALKVLDVNGNRAGGAALAALTGAPFFRALEVFGAEDCDLGNEIVAGLARAGLFELTDLALGDNRIDAAGVAALMRSKAAATLRALRLPRNPLGTDGVIELAGSALPHLRVLDLQGVRLGKEAVLALVKAPWRKQLTRLDISEDCVGDRALEVITDRFGENVVRLDVDDE, encoded by the coding sequence ATGGCCCGTTCCCGAGGTGCTCCCGACAACCTGCGGCTGTACAAGGTCACGTACTTCGGCGAAACTCTCGGCGCGTTCGAGCTACCGGTCGGCGAGCACATGGACGACCCGGACGCGCTCCCGCGCCCGGTACTCACCAAGCCGTATAAGGTCGAAGGCGACGAGGCCGTGTACTTTTGGGTGGAAGCCGACCCCGACGGCGGGTTCCTCACGGTCTACTGGCGCCCGAATTCGCTGCCGGAGCGCAAAGAAGCCGCGCGGTTCTTCGCCGTGGCGAACGGGCTCAAGTCCGACGGCTCCATCGATCACGAGAAGCAACCGCCGATCGCGGCCCGGAGCACCGAGGAAGTGGCGCTCATACGCGGCGTGCTCTCGAACCCGAACGACGAGCAACCGTATCTCGACTACGCGGACTGGCTCGCGCGGAAGGGGGACCCGTACGCCGAGTACATCCGGTTGTCGCTTCGGATGGAACCGCTGGACGAGGCGGACGGGGCCCGCGCGGAACTCGAAGACGAGCTGTTCGACCTCGCCGAGAAGTACGGCGCGAAGTGGGTCCGCGGGCTGACCGAACTCGGCCTGTTCCCCGGCGCGGACTGGCAGAACGAGGACGAGTTCGACCCGCAGTGGTGGTTCGGCACCAAGGGCGTGATCGACACACTTGAGATCGAGAGCGGGACGGCCGTGTTCCGCACGAGCCCGGCGCGACTGTTCGTTGCGGCCCCGTTCCTGCGGCGGCTCACGCTCGGCGGCCCGGAAGTGACCCCGGCACAACTCGCGACGATTCCCCAGATGCGCCAGATCGACTGGCTCTATTTGGAGTGTGGGCCCGGCACGCTCGAGGACTTCATCGCGTTCGCCGCGTCCCCACACTTCGACGGCCTACGGCACCTCACGGTCTACGGCTCCGGCATCGACGCGGGGGTCGCGGGCGTGCTCGCGGGCGCGCGGTGGATGCCCAATCTGAGAGAGCTGTCGCTGACGCGGAACGAGGTCGGTGACGACGGCGCAGAAGCGCTCGCCGGGTCGGCGTACTGCGCGAACCTGGAAGATCTGGAACTCGACGGCAATGGCTTGACCGATCGCGGGCTGATCGCGCTGTGCGGCTCCGCGCACCTCGCACAGCTGAAGGCGCTGGGCCTCGGGGACGGCGCGTTTACCGCGGCGGGGATCCGCGCCCTGCGCACGGCACCATTCGCGCCGGGGCTCCGCGACCTCGATCTGACGCGGTGCGGGCTGGACGCGCCCGCGTTTGCGGAACTCGCAGCGGCCCCCCTTCCGGCGCTGAAGGTGCTGGACGTAAACGGCAACCGCGCCGGGGGCGCCGCGCTGGCCGCGCTCACCGGCGCGCCGTTCTTCCGCGCGCTCGAAGTGTTCGGAGCGGAGGACTGTGACCTCGGGAACGAGATCGTTGCGGGTCTCGCGAGGGCCGGGCTCTTCGAACTCACGGACCTCGCGCTCGGCGACAATCGCATCGACGCCGCCGGCGTCGCGGCTCTCATGCGCTCCAAGGCCGCGGCCACCCTTCGCGCGCTGCGGCTGCCGCGCAACCCGCTCGGAACGGACGGGGTGATCGAACTCGCCGGTTCGGCACTCCCGCACCTACGCGTACTCGATTTGCAAGGCGTCCGGCTCGGCAAGGAAGCGGTACTCGCGCTGGTGAAGGCGCCGTGGCGCAAGCAACTGACGAGACTCGACATCTCCGAGGACTGCGTCGGAGACCGCGCGCTTGAGGTGATTACCGATCGCTTTGGCGAGAACGTCGTGCGGTTGGACGTGGACGATGAGTGA
- a CDS encoding macro domain-containing protein, which yields MQSTIGKTTLRLVTGDVAEQDTDAVVTAAHWRLNKGTGTDGTIHTKGGPHIYEECRRIGGCPIGDAVITTGGNLRARHVIHAVGPVWRGGDEHELLASAYRRSLEVAVRHRLRSVSFPSISTGAFAYPLRRAAPIALRTIIAFLQQEQHDIGEVRVVLYTREDDKAYRVFAAALERILSERITDAAAEPRAAPDPAT from the coding sequence ATGCAAAGCACAATCGGAAAGACGACGTTGCGGCTCGTCACCGGGGACGTCGCCGAACAGGATACCGATGCGGTCGTCACCGCGGCGCACTGGCGGCTCAATAAGGGCACCGGTACTGATGGAACGATTCACACCAAGGGCGGTCCGCACATTTACGAGGAGTGCCGGCGCATTGGCGGTTGTCCGATCGGCGACGCCGTCATCACCACCGGTGGGAACCTCAGAGCGCGGCACGTGATTCACGCGGTTGGCCCGGTCTGGCGCGGTGGCGACGAGCACGAGTTGCTCGCGAGCGCCTACCGGCGCAGCCTGGAGGTCGCAGTCCGGCACCGCCTGCGCAGCGTTTCGTTTCCGTCGATTTCCACAGGCGCCTTCGCTTATCCGCTTCGGCGGGCCGCGCCGATTGCGCTTCGGACGATTATCGCGTTCTTGCAGCAGGAGCAGCACGACATCGGCGAGGTGCGGGTGGTTCTCTACACGCGCGAGGACGATAAGGCATACAGGGTCTTTGCAGCGGCCCTTGAGCGGATTTTATCAGAGCGAATCACTGATGCAGCCGCCGAACCTCGCGCTGCACCGGACCCGGCCACCTGA
- a CDS encoding DUF1501 domain-containing protein has protein sequence MARFWQPTRRDVLRHTAVGVTGASVSGWLGALAAGAPKGPAPSRSVILLWLTGGPSTIDMWDLKPGHANGGPFKEIGTAVSGVRISEHLPKLAKWTKDMAIVRSMSTKEGDHGRASFLLRTGYTPQASIQFPALGSLVATEIGREGADLPNFVSIASNRSGVLGGGFLGPHHAPLLVGEGATGPSGLTVPDLHGPGGVTTDARAARVGLLEGLDKAFVSDRGGPVATSIRAASARAVRLMRPEAAAAFRLDDEPEATRDAYGRGLFGQGCLLARRLVERGVPFVEVSLDGWDTHQDNFERVRLLSGQVDAAYSSLLADLKDRGRLGSTLVVCQGEFGRTPKINGNAGRDHWPQSWAVALAGGAVKGGQVLGRTNDAGTDVTDRPVTVPDLIATVVKSVGIDPTKQNMSNVGRPIRIADPSAKPIKELL, from the coding sequence ATGGCACGATTCTGGCAACCCACGCGGCGTGACGTGCTGCGGCACACGGCGGTCGGCGTGACCGGCGCGTCCGTGTCCGGCTGGCTCGGCGCGCTCGCCGCGGGCGCACCGAAGGGGCCGGCACCGAGCCGGTCGGTCATTCTCCTGTGGCTCACCGGCGGCCCCTCAACCATCGACATGTGGGACCTCAAGCCCGGGCACGCCAACGGCGGCCCGTTTAAGGAAATCGGCACCGCCGTGAGCGGCGTGCGCATCTCCGAACACCTGCCGAAGCTCGCGAAGTGGACGAAGGACATGGCGATCGTCCGGTCCATGTCCACGAAGGAGGGCGACCACGGGCGGGCCTCGTTCCTCCTCCGCACGGGGTACACGCCGCAAGCCTCGATCCAGTTCCCCGCACTGGGGTCGCTCGTCGCCACCGAGATCGGCCGCGAGGGGGCCGATCTGCCGAACTTCGTCAGCATCGCCTCGAACCGGTCCGGAGTGCTCGGCGGCGGGTTCCTCGGACCGCACCACGCCCCGCTGCTCGTGGGGGAAGGGGCCACCGGGCCGAGCGGCCTCACGGTTCCCGACCTTCACGGCCCCGGTGGCGTCACCACGGACGCCCGGGCCGCCCGCGTGGGCCTGCTGGAGGGGCTGGACAAGGCGTTCGTGTCCGATCGCGGCGGTCCGGTCGCCACCAGCATCCGGGCCGCTTCGGCCCGGGCGGTCCGCCTGATGCGCCCCGAAGCGGCCGCCGCGTTCCGGCTCGACGACGAACCGGAGGCGACCCGCGACGCCTACGGCCGCGGGCTGTTCGGCCAGGGGTGCCTCCTCGCCCGCCGGCTGGTCGAGCGCGGGGTGCCGTTCGTCGAGGTCTCGCTCGACGGGTGGGACACCCACCAGGACAACTTCGAGCGCGTGAGGCTGCTGTCCGGGCAAGTGGACGCGGCGTACTCCAGCCTGCTCGCGGACCTCAAGGACCGCGGGCGGCTCGGCTCGACGCTCGTCGTGTGCCAGGGCGAGTTCGGCCGCACGCCGAAGATCAACGGGAACGCGGGGCGGGACCACTGGCCGCAATCGTGGGCCGTCGCGCTGGCGGGCGGGGCGGTGAAAGGCGGCCAGGTGCTGGGCCGGACGAACGACGCCGGAACGGACGTCACGGACCGCCCCGTGACGGTACCGGACCTGATCGCCACCGTTGTGAAATCCGTCGGGATCGACCCGACGAAGCAAAACATGTCGAACGTCGGGCGCCCCATCCGCATCGCCGACCCCAGTGCCAAGCCGATCAAGGAACTCCTATGA
- a CDS encoding EF-hand domain-containing protein — MTRTALLFAALVAVAGTGLLMGAFEEPTRPALDPPTARAEALELVVWDGGKLARWELRVEVDGQSAPDCWDAAFGHLFAFADGDGSGALDRKEAARLPSAFGLRQVLWGGFVTGPGAGPVWDDLDRNGDGTVSRAELIDYYRRSGLGNVLVGAGKPPATAALTDALLKQLDADGDGTVDEKEWLGAADRLAKLDLNDDELVTPGELVPRATYPGATGAHLLTAPAEQVKPSAVADSLPLLVLPLSTVDPLWAAALVHKLDANTNGFLDANEAGLPPAVLARLDTNKDGQLSADELIRWRRLPADVRWVVRLGQRPAARAEIESRSAEGQKAGERLDASFGSLRFALRADAGQLPGKWDEGRKRLTAQFAEADPGRKGAVALADANKLNLAELRAAISSGDRNGDDKLDEKELESWLRVRDRIVKSHVLLTVLDHGAGLFESLDANHDGALSVRELRGAWTRLRDAGCVRDGRFDRARVPRQFGLTVSAGLPASPLGRPKAVGPAWFRAMDRNGDSDVSRKEFTGRPEVFDKLDSDKDGLISAEEAEKAAAIGAPKK; from the coding sequence ATGACTCGCACCGCCCTGCTCTTCGCGGCTCTGGTCGCGGTCGCCGGTACCGGACTCCTGATGGGCGCGTTCGAGGAGCCCACCCGACCCGCTCTCGACCCGCCCACCGCACGGGCCGAAGCGCTCGAACTCGTGGTGTGGGACGGGGGCAAACTCGCGCGCTGGGAGCTGCGCGTCGAGGTGGACGGCCAATCCGCACCCGATTGCTGGGACGCGGCGTTCGGCCACCTCTTTGCCTTTGCGGACGGCGACGGCAGCGGCGCGCTCGACCGCAAGGAGGCCGCGCGCCTCCCGTCCGCGTTCGGGCTGCGCCAGGTGCTTTGGGGCGGGTTCGTCACCGGCCCCGGCGCGGGGCCGGTGTGGGACGATCTCGATCGAAACGGTGACGGGACGGTGTCGCGAGCGGAACTGATCGACTACTACCGCCGGTCCGGACTGGGGAACGTTTTGGTCGGGGCCGGGAAGCCGCCCGCGACCGCGGCTCTGACCGACGCCCTTCTGAAGCAACTGGACGCCGACGGCGACGGAACGGTGGACGAGAAGGAGTGGCTCGGCGCGGCCGACCGGCTCGCCAAGTTGGACCTGAACGACGACGAACTCGTCACCCCCGGCGAACTCGTCCCGCGGGCGACCTACCCCGGTGCGACGGGGGCGCACTTGCTCACCGCTCCGGCGGAACAGGTGAAACCGTCCGCGGTGGCCGACTCACTCCCCCTGTTGGTCCTCCCGCTCTCAACGGTCGATCCGCTCTGGGCCGCCGCGCTCGTACACAAGCTCGACGCGAACACGAACGGGTTCCTCGACGCGAACGAAGCGGGCCTGCCCCCCGCCGTCCTCGCGCGGCTCGATACCAACAAGGACGGACAGTTGTCGGCTGACGAGCTGATCAGATGGCGCAGGCTTCCGGCCGACGTTCGGTGGGTCGTCCGGCTCGGCCAGCGCCCGGCCGCGCGCGCCGAAATCGAATCTCGGTCCGCGGAAGGACAAAAAGCGGGCGAGCGCCTCGACGCCAGTTTCGGCTCGCTCCGTTTCGCGCTCCGGGCCGACGCGGGGCAGTTGCCCGGCAAATGGGACGAGGGCCGGAAGCGGTTGACCGCCCAGTTCGCGGAGGCGGACCCGGGCCGCAAGGGGGCCGTCGCGCTGGCGGACGCGAACAAGCTGAACCTGGCCGAACTTCGGGCCGCGATCTCATCCGGGGACCGCAACGGGGACGACAAACTGGACGAGAAGGAACTGGAATCGTGGCTCCGCGTGCGGGACCGGATCGTCAAATCCCATGTCCTGTTGACGGTCCTGGATCACGGCGCGGGGCTGTTCGAGTCACTCGACGCGAACCACGACGGCGCCTTATCCGTGCGGGAACTCCGTGGCGCCTGGACGCGCCTCCGGGACGCCGGGTGCGTGCGCGACGGTCGCTTCGACCGGGCGCGTGTGCCGCGGCAGTTCGGCCTGACCGTCAGCGCCGGCCTCCCCGCGTCCCCACTCGGGCGCCCGAAGGCGGTAGGACCGGCATGGTTCCGGGCTATGGACCGCAACGGCGACAGCGACGTGTCGCGCAAGGAGTTTACCGGCCGGCCCGAAGTCTTCGACAAACTGGACAGCGACAAGGACGGGCTGATTAGCGCCGAAGAAGCCGAAAAGGCCGCCGCGATCGGCGCTCCGAAGAAGTGA
- a CDS encoding helix-turn-helix domain-containing protein, which translates to MRVRLQIVLMAHRGRARQDIATDLGVHRRTVTRWVNAYCDDGLDGLRPKKATGTPCKIPKALAEEIKRWVIKGPAEEGLDRANWTHAELADHLLKTKGIRTSRSAMQRFCSGIDIRLYRPTYRHDRGDPVKQAQAREDLADLGKGPRPVNSSS; encoded by the coding sequence TTGCGGGTCCGTCTCCAGATCGTGCTGATGGCCCATCGGGGGCGTGCCCGCCAGGACATCGCCACCGACTTGGGGGTCCACCGCCGGACCGTCACCCGGTGGGTCAACGCGTACTGCGACGACGGACTCGACGGGCTGCGGCCCAAGAAGGCCACGGGCACCCCCTGCAAGATCCCCAAGGCCCTCGCCGAGGAGATCAAGCGTTGGGTGATCAAGGGGCCGGCCGAGGAGGGGCTCGACCGTGCCAACTGGACGCACGCGGAATTGGCCGATCATCTGCTCAAGACCAAGGGCATCCGCACCTCCCGTAGCGCCATGCAACGGTTCTGCTCGGGGATCGACATCCGCCTGTATCGGCCCACGTACCGCCACGACCGGGGCGACCCGGTCAAGCAGGCCCAGGCCCGGGAGGATCTGGCCGACCTGGGAAAAGGGCCGCGGCCGGTGAACTCGTCCTCTTGA
- a CDS encoding transposase produces MVPTLAATLGVKGHRPIVGTRDCKDLLYVLAVVNWVTAGVHANTLESSANAKKKTGLSKTRRMQEAFAAHLRHIGRMYPREKYPRVVVLIDNAPWHRGKPIDEAMRENPHLEFQRLPSYSPQLNPIERFWKKLRRRATHNRLFDTLADLKASIRASLCYFQAVRHKVKSLIEGRPKRKTSK; encoded by the coding sequence ATGGTCCCGACGTTGGCCGCAACGCTCGGGGTCAAGGGTCACCGGCCGATCGTGGGAACCCGCGATTGCAAGGATCTCCTGTACGTGCTCGCCGTCGTCAATTGGGTCACCGCGGGCGTTCACGCCAACACGCTGGAAAGTTCGGCGAATGCCAAGAAGAAGACCGGGTTGAGCAAGACCCGTCGCATGCAAGAGGCGTTTGCGGCTCACCTGCGGCACATCGGTCGCATGTACCCGCGGGAGAAATATCCACGTGTCGTGGTACTGATCGACAACGCCCCGTGGCACCGGGGGAAGCCGATCGACGAGGCGATGCGCGAGAACCCGCACCTGGAGTTCCAGCGTCTGCCCAGCTACAGCCCGCAGTTGAACCCGATCGAGCGGTTCTGGAAGAAGCTCCGCCGCCGGGCCACACACAACCGCCTGTTCGACACGTTGGCGGACCTGAAGGCGTCGATCCGGGCCAGCCTCTGTTACTTCCAGGCCGTCCGACATAAGGTCAAAAGCCTCATCGAGGGACGGCCCAAGCGGAAGACCAGCAAATGA